A genome region from Streptomyces sp. NBC_01296 includes the following:
- a CDS encoding cytochrome P450: protein MPTPQPGPAAPPPGCPAHRLYGPEAEADPMGLYEKLRAEHGAVAPVLVQGDLPAWLVLGHRENLDVARTPSRFARDPRHWRDQQEGNVPADHPLTPMTAWQPACHLVEGVEHERLRGAITESLERFDRRGIRRYVKRFADLLIDAFAQSGKADLVEDFAEPLPMLVMTQLVGAPESYGPRLVEAARDMIQGTETAVASFEFVSVTLRELVERKRELPGRDFTTWLVEHPTGLSDDEAVEHLRLVLIAAFETTANLIANTLRMVLTDRRFRANLSGGHMTLPDALEQVLWDEPPFMTMLGRWATGDTELAGTPIKAGDMLLLGLGAGNVDPEIRPDLTEPVHGNRSHLAFSSGPHECPGQDIGRAIADTGIDTLLTRLPDLELAVPEDELQWTSSLLSRHLVALPVRFTPRGSTVTGSTPVPAAGRPAAEAPWTTPAAPPAAPVAGERRAGRGSWWARLRGRG, encoded by the coding sequence ATCCCCACCCCCCAGCCGGGTCCGGCCGCCCCGCCGCCCGGCTGCCCGGCCCACCGGCTCTACGGCCCCGAGGCCGAGGCCGACCCCATGGGCCTGTACGAGAAGCTGCGCGCCGAGCACGGCGCGGTGGCTCCCGTCCTCGTCCAGGGTGACCTCCCGGCCTGGCTGGTGCTCGGCCACCGCGAGAACCTGGACGTGGCGCGCACCCCGTCCCGGTTCGCCCGGGACCCGCGCCACTGGCGGGACCAGCAGGAGGGAAACGTTCCCGCCGACCACCCCCTGACGCCGATGACCGCGTGGCAGCCTGCGTGCCACCTGGTCGAAGGCGTCGAGCACGAGCGGCTGCGCGGGGCGATCACCGAGTCGCTGGAGCGTTTCGACCGGCGCGGCATCCGGCGGTACGTCAAGCGCTTCGCCGACCTGCTGATCGACGCCTTCGCCCAGTCCGGAAAGGCAGACCTGGTCGAGGACTTCGCCGAGCCGCTGCCGATGCTGGTGATGACCCAGCTCGTCGGGGCGCCGGAGTCCTACGGACCCCGTCTCGTCGAGGCCGCCCGCGACATGATCCAGGGCACCGAGACGGCCGTCGCCAGCTTCGAGTTCGTCTCGGTCACCCTGCGCGAGCTCGTGGAACGCAAACGGGAGCTGCCCGGCAGGGACTTCACCACCTGGCTGGTGGAGCACCCCACGGGACTCAGCGACGACGAGGCCGTGGAGCACCTGCGGCTGGTGTTGATCGCGGCCTTCGAGACGACCGCCAACCTGATCGCGAACACCCTGCGCATGGTGCTCACCGACCGGCGCTTCCGCGCGAACCTGTCCGGCGGCCACATGACGCTCCCGGACGCGCTGGAGCAGGTCCTGTGGGACGAGCCCCCGTTCATGACCATGCTCGGGCGCTGGGCCACCGGCGACACGGAGCTGGCCGGAACGCCGATCAAGGCCGGGGACATGCTGCTGCTGGGGCTGGGGGCGGGCAACGTCGACCCCGAGATCCGGCCCGATCTGACGGAGCCCGTCCACGGAAACCGCTCCCACCTGGCCTTCAGCAGCGGCCCGCACGAGTGCCCCGGACAGGACATCGGCCGGGCCATCGCGGACACCGGCATCGACACCCTGCTGACCCGGCTGCCCGACCTGGAGCTGGCCGTTCCCGAGGACGAGCTCCAGTGGACGTCCTCGCTGCTCTCCCGTCACCTGGTGGCGCTCCCCGTACGGTTCACCCCGCGCGGCAGCACCGTCACCGGCTCCACGCCGGTACCCGCTGCGGGCCGGCCGGCCGCCGAGGCGCCCTGGACGACGCCGGCGGCCCCGCCGGCCGCCCCCGTTGCGGGGGAGCGGCGGGCGGGCCGGGGCTCCTGGTGGGCGCGCCTGCGCGGCCGCGGCTGA
- a CDS encoding GTP-binding protein, protein MDFESSDRATAPRREDALPATAAAAVKVVIVGGFGVGKTTLVGSVSEIRPLTTEETMTQAGVGVDDTAGVERKTSTTVAMDFGRISINEELVLYLFGTPGQERFWFLWRGLFEGALGAVVLVDTRRLEVSFDVLGRLEERGVPFVVAVNSFPDAPEHPLEDLRAALDLPPSVPLVFCDARRRDSSRDVLMTLMRYLHSLAATPEAL, encoded by the coding sequence ATGGACTTCGAAAGCTCTGACCGGGCCACCGCGCCCCGGCGCGAGGACGCGCTGCCGGCCACGGCCGCAGCCGCAGTCAAGGTGGTGATCGTGGGCGGCTTCGGGGTCGGCAAGACGACCCTCGTCGGCTCGGTCAGCGAGATCCGGCCGCTCACCACCGAGGAGACGATGACCCAGGCCGGGGTCGGCGTCGACGACACGGCGGGGGTGGAACGCAAGACCTCCACCACCGTGGCGATGGACTTCGGCCGCATCAGCATCAACGAGGAGCTGGTGCTGTACCTCTTCGGCACGCCCGGCCAGGAGCGCTTCTGGTTCCTGTGGCGCGGCCTGTTCGAGGGCGCGCTCGGCGCGGTGGTCCTGGTCGACACCCGCAGGCTGGAGGTCAGCTTCGACGTGCTCGGCCGGCTGGAGGAGCGCGGTGTGCCGTTCGTGGTCGCCGTCAACTCCTTCCCCGACGCGCCCGAGCACCCTCTGGAGGACCTGCGCGCCGCGCTCGACCTGCCCCCGTCCGTACCGCTGGTCTTCTGTGACGCCCGGCGGCGCGACTCCAGCCGCGACGTCCTGATGACGCTGATGCGCTACCTGCACTCCCTCGCCGCGACCCCGGAGGCACTGTGA
- a CDS encoding DUF742 domain-containing protein: MSNPGGDWEDGTPERLYVITGGRSGGLVPAQVDLVTLIIAKSGPRPGMQPEHAAIMRLCQSPLSVAEISAYLGLPVSVVTVLLGDLLDAGHVLSRPPVAPAKLPDLALIEAVIDGLRKL, encoded by the coding sequence GTGAGCAACCCCGGCGGCGACTGGGAGGACGGCACTCCCGAGCGGCTCTACGTGATCACCGGCGGCCGCAGTGGCGGGTTAGTCCCCGCCCAGGTCGACCTCGTCACGCTGATCATCGCCAAGTCGGGGCCCAGGCCCGGGATGCAGCCGGAGCACGCGGCGATCATGCGGCTGTGCCAGTCGCCGCTCTCGGTGGCCGAGATCTCCGCGTATCTCGGCCTGCCGGTGAGCGTGGTCACCGTACTCCTCGGTGACCTGCTCGACGCCGGACACGTGCTCTCCCGCCCACCCGTCGCCCCCGCCAAACTCCCGGACCTGGCACTGATTGAGGCAGTCATCGATGGACTTCGAAAGCTCTGA
- a CDS encoding roadblock/LC7 domain-containing protein — MSQQQTNMDWMLKDLAESVPQTRHVVVLSADGLRMAQYGAETDTADRLAAACAGLQSLAGAVASELPGSSGRMRLVVIEMDGGFFYLMAAGAGAFLAVLADEGVDAGLMGQRMRDLVARIGEHLSSPPRRDGQPA; from the coding sequence ATGAGCCAGCAGCAGACCAATATGGACTGGATGCTCAAGGACCTGGCCGAGAGCGTTCCGCAGACCCGCCACGTCGTCGTCCTCTCCGCCGACGGCCTGCGCATGGCGCAGTACGGGGCGGAGACCGACACCGCGGACCGGCTCGCCGCCGCCTGCGCCGGACTGCAGAGCCTCGCCGGCGCCGTCGCCTCCGAACTCCCGGGCAGCAGCGGGCGGATGCGGCTCGTCGTCATCGAGATGGACGGCGGCTTCTTCTACCTGATGGCGGCCGGGGCCGGCGCCTTCCTCGCCGTACTGGCCGACGAAGGCGTCGACGCCGGCCTGATGGGCCAGCGCATGCGCGACCTCGTCGCCCGGATCGGAGAACACCTGAGCAGCCCGCCGCGCCGCGACGGGCAGCCGGCGTGA
- a CDS encoding sensor histidine kinase codes for MVRVGSSPGSPGPTSPVAWALPALLTAAAAAIAVAQVSAPARTPVAWIGAVAFVAVALSCGEAARRGKAVAALRLTVAAHEAALHRQQAETVRLAQELLPDVVERLRKGEFPEEVLASLEEPETHGPGLTPEFRAAHQAVLRSVLDAVVAEEDLRDSAQRAFVNIARRVQAIVHQQAQELREMEDRHGRSPDVFGDLLRLDHGTALIGRLADSIAVLGGARPGRQWSKAVPLYSVLRGAMSRIIDYQRVELHSVSQVAVIGPAVEPLIHALAELLDNATRYSPPQTKVHLTAVDVNSGIAVEIEDGGVSMSEEARKRAERMLRQAQQGIDLTDLGETPRLGLAVVGRLSQAYDFQVSLRSSAYGGVRAVLVIPQQLITTASAATGVAHGIGTASGPRAALPPAGAATTGAATAGAGVPAARPEPPARPVTGPRMPAAADEVPAVTERTPNGLPQRRRKTRAVAPEPIATGDRITAAAEAAAERAGYGYGAVPEPAPDPQPEVQPGMWLAAFQGGLSGESQSAASQSAVSRSGAASQNTDASPASASKGEQP; via the coding sequence ATGGTTCGCGTGGGATCGTCGCCCGGAAGTCCAGGGCCCACCTCACCCGTCGCATGGGCGCTGCCCGCCCTGCTGACCGCCGCCGCTGCGGCGATCGCCGTGGCGCAGGTGTCCGCACCTGCCCGCACCCCCGTCGCCTGGATCGGCGCCGTGGCCTTCGTGGCCGTGGCCCTCTCCTGCGGTGAGGCCGCCCGGCGCGGCAAAGCGGTGGCCGCGCTGCGGCTGACGGTCGCCGCGCACGAGGCTGCCCTGCACCGGCAGCAGGCCGAGACCGTACGGCTGGCGCAGGAGCTGCTGCCCGACGTCGTGGAGCGGCTGCGCAAGGGGGAGTTCCCCGAGGAGGTGCTCGCCTCCCTGGAGGAGCCCGAGACCCATGGGCCCGGCCTGACACCGGAGTTCAGGGCGGCGCACCAGGCCGTGCTGCGCTCGGTGCTCGACGCCGTCGTCGCCGAGGAGGACCTGCGCGACTCCGCGCAGCGCGCCTTCGTCAACATCGCCCGCCGCGTCCAGGCCATCGTGCACCAACAGGCCCAGGAACTGCGGGAGATGGAGGACCGCCACGGCCGCAGCCCGGACGTGTTCGGCGACCTGCTGCGGCTCGACCACGGCACGGCCCTCATCGGCCGTCTCGCCGACTCCATCGCCGTGCTCGGCGGGGCGCGGCCCGGCCGCCAGTGGAGCAAGGCCGTCCCGCTGTACAGCGTGCTGCGCGGTGCCATGTCGCGGATCATCGACTACCAGCGCGTCGAGCTCCACTCGGTCTCGCAGGTCGCCGTCATCGGACCGGCCGTCGAACCGCTCATCCACGCGCTCGCCGAGCTGCTGGACAACGCCACCCGCTACTCGCCGCCGCAGACCAAGGTCCATCTGACCGCCGTGGACGTGAACTCGGGCATCGCCGTCGAGATCGAGGACGGCGGCGTGAGCATGAGCGAGGAGGCCCGCAAGCGGGCCGAGCGCATGCTCCGCCAGGCGCAGCAGGGCATCGACCTCACCGACCTCGGGGAGACCCCGCGCCTGGGTCTCGCGGTGGTCGGCCGGCTGTCGCAGGCGTACGACTTCCAGGTCTCGCTGCGCTCGTCGGCGTACGGCGGCGTACGGGCCGTTCTGGTCATCCCGCAGCAGCTGATCACCACCGCGTCCGCCGCGACCGGCGTCGCCCACGGCATCGGCACCGCCTCGGGCCCCCGCGCCGCCCTCCCGCCGGCCGGCGCGGCGACGACCGGGGCCGCCACCGCAGGGGCCGGAGTCCCGGCCGCCCGCCCGGAGCCGCCCGCCCGCCCGGTCACCGGCCCCCGGATGCCCGCAGCCGCCGACGAGGTACCCGCCGTGACCGAGCGGACCCCGAACGGCCTGCCGCAGCGCCGCCGCAAGACCCGCGCCGTGGCGCCGGAGCCGATCGCCACCGGCGACCGGATCACGGCGGCGGCCGAGGCGGCCGCGGAGCGCGCCGGATACGGGTACGGAGCCGTGCCCGAGCCCGCGCCCGATCCCCAGCCCGAGGTACAGCCCGGGATGTGGCTGGCAGCCTTCCAGGGCGGCCTGTCCGGGGAGAGCCAGAGCGCCGCGAGTCAGAGCGCCGTGAGCCGGAGCGGCGCAGCAAGCCAGAACACAGACGCCTCGCCGGCCTCGGCGAGCAAGGGGGAACAGCCATGA
- a CDS encoding long-chain-fatty-acid--CoA ligase — MTNLATLLTASASAHGDRIAVRHETTALTYARLDDLSARTAALLQTRGVRPGDRVAVIMPNVPHFPVAYYGILRAGAVVVPLNPLLKAREIAFALRDCGARTVLTSPMSAAEAAEAAADTEADCLVVEPAGFDALLDAAVPLPGVAEAKDSDLAVILYTSGTTGTPKGAELTHRNLLGNAATAVQTLFHIRPDDVLFGGLPLFHAFGQTCALNTAVAAGATLTLLTRFDPAAALETIRRDAVTVLLGVPTMYAALLHAELPEGFDAPRLRLAVAGGASLPVEVLHGFESRFGVDVLEGYGLSETSPVATFNPPDRPRKPGSIGLPVRGVELRLVREDGTTAGPGEVAEIAIRGENVMAGYHNRPSATAEAIRDGWFHTGDLARVDEDGYHFIVDRKKDLIIRGGYNVYPREVEEVLYAHPAVAEAAVVGVPDAVLGEEVAAVVVLRPGAHTTAEEIRDHVKAEVAAYKYPRVVRLADALPKGPTGKILKREIAVPPDTP, encoded by the coding sequence ATGACCAATCTCGCCACCCTGCTGACGGCCTCCGCATCGGCCCACGGGGACCGGATCGCAGTACGCCACGAGACCACCGCGCTGACCTACGCCCGACTGGACGACCTGAGCGCGCGGACCGCCGCGCTGCTGCAGACCCGCGGCGTCCGCCCGGGCGACCGGGTGGCCGTCATCATGCCCAACGTGCCGCACTTCCCCGTCGCCTACTACGGCATCCTCCGCGCGGGCGCCGTGGTCGTGCCGCTGAACCCGCTGCTCAAGGCCCGCGAGATCGCCTTCGCCCTGCGCGACTGCGGCGCCCGGACGGTGCTGACCTCGCCGATGTCGGCGGCCGAGGCCGCCGAGGCGGCCGCCGACACCGAAGCCGACTGCCTGGTCGTCGAGCCGGCCGGCTTCGACGCGCTGCTGGACGCCGCCGTACCGCTGCCCGGCGTCGCCGAGGCGAAGGACAGCGACCTCGCGGTGATCCTCTACACCTCAGGCACCACCGGCACGCCGAAGGGCGCCGAACTGACGCACCGCAACCTCCTCGGCAACGCCGCCACCGCCGTGCAGACGCTGTTCCATATTCGCCCCGACGACGTGCTCTTCGGCGGACTGCCGCTGTTCCATGCCTTCGGCCAGACCTGCGCCCTCAACACGGCCGTGGCCGCGGGGGCCACGCTGACCCTCCTCACCCGCTTCGATCCGGCGGCGGCGCTGGAGACCATCCGCAGGGACGCCGTCACCGTTCTGCTCGGCGTCCCGACGATGTACGCGGCGCTCCTGCACGCCGAGCTTCCCGAGGGCTTCGACGCCCCCCGCCTGCGCCTGGCCGTCGCCGGCGGCGCGTCGCTACCGGTCGAGGTGCTGCACGGCTTCGAGAGCCGCTTCGGCGTCGACGTGCTGGAGGGCTACGGCCTGTCCGAGACGTCTCCGGTGGCCACCTTCAACCCGCCGGACCGCCCGCGCAAGCCCGGTTCGATCGGCCTGCCCGTCCGCGGCGTCGAGCTGCGGCTGGTCAGGGAGGACGGGACGACGGCCGGGCCCGGCGAGGTCGCCGAGATCGCGATCCGCGGCGAGAACGTGATGGCCGGTTACCACAACAGGCCGAGTGCCACCGCGGAGGCGATCCGCGACGGCTGGTTCCACACCGGCGACCTCGCCCGGGTCGACGAGGACGGCTACCACTTCATCGTCGACCGGAAGAAGGACCTGATCATCCGCGGAGGCTACAACGTGTACCCGCGCGAGGTCGAGGAGGTCCTGTACGCGCACCCGGCGGTCGCCGAAGCCGCCGTCGTCGGCGTGCCGGACGCGGTGCTGGGGGAGGAGGTCGCCGCAGTGGTGGTCCTCAGGCCCGGGGCGCACACCACCGCCGAGGAGATCCGCGACCACGTGAAGGCGGAGGTGGCCGCCTACAAGTACCCGCGGGTCGTCAGGCTCGCCGATGCGCTCCCCAAGGGGCCGACCGGCAAGATCCTCAAGCGGGAGATCGCCGTCCCCCCGGACACCCCCTAG
- a CDS encoding CocE/NonD family hydrolase, translated as MRTIKDEWITVSDGVRICADVYLPDGDGPFPALYAVAPYQKDLLHLPAVPMFRFIETGPMDYWTGHGYAVVIGDQRGTGRSEGEFELFGPAEQRDFHDTIEWIASRSWSTGKISMIGESAYSLNQWLAAAQRPPHLTCALIYNGFTNLYQDAVYHGGIYSMGFLNSWSTDLVRAGAAIGGGVPPRPGGVTADIIGMTLDRPVADDWWEQRAVKVEDIDVPVLNIAWWYSVGLHLRGQLDGHERLTRSDKRLLVLAGTDSQERYHRTEFLDAYVRPWYDHWLKGVDNGVMDQPPVRIQVANSGRGPREESEWPPRRAVPTKFYLHPEPARAVRSLNDGSLTTTPPTHPPTHPAGQPTAYDYPHPEWTVGTTVVADGIPQPTRGILTFTTPPLEQDTEVTGKITLVLYAESDRTDTDFHVKISEQKAVPRLKATLMRKVAKNVPPPSAMVTRGWLKASHRTRPPQPIEPGAVVRYEIEVWPTSYLFPKGSRIRLEIANGDSAVADGLFHHYYGHQVGRDAVHHDADHASYLVLPVIS; from the coding sequence ATGCGTACGATCAAGGATGAGTGGATCACGGTGTCCGACGGTGTCCGCATCTGCGCCGATGTGTACCTGCCCGACGGGGACGGCCCGTTCCCGGCGCTGTACGCGGTGGCGCCGTACCAGAAGGACCTGCTCCACCTGCCGGCCGTGCCGATGTTCCGGTTCATCGAGACCGGCCCGATGGACTACTGGACCGGCCACGGCTACGCGGTCGTGATCGGCGACCAGCGCGGCACCGGGAGGTCCGAGGGGGAGTTCGAGCTGTTCGGGCCCGCCGAGCAGCGCGACTTCCACGACACCATCGAATGGATCGCCTCCCGGTCCTGGTCGACCGGGAAGATCTCGATGATCGGCGAGAGCGCGTACAGCCTGAACCAGTGGCTGGCCGCGGCGCAGCGCCCGCCGCACCTCACCTGTGCGCTGATCTACAACGGGTTCACGAACCTCTATCAGGACGCGGTCTACCACGGCGGGATCTACTCCATGGGGTTCCTCAACTCCTGGTCGACCGACCTGGTCCGCGCCGGCGCCGCGATCGGTGGTGGCGTCCCGCCCCGGCCCGGCGGCGTCACCGCCGACATCATCGGCATGACCCTCGACCGGCCCGTCGCCGACGACTGGTGGGAGCAGCGGGCGGTGAAGGTGGAGGACATCGACGTCCCGGTGCTCAACATCGCCTGGTGGTACAGCGTCGGCCTGCACCTGCGCGGTCAGCTCGACGGCCACGAGAGGCTCACGCGCTCCGACAAGCGCCTGCTCGTGCTCGCCGGCACCGACAGCCAAGAGCGCTACCACCGGACCGAGTTCCTCGACGCGTACGTCCGCCCCTGGTACGACCACTGGCTCAAGGGCGTCGACAACGGTGTCATGGACCAGCCGCCGGTCCGTATCCAGGTCGCCAACTCCGGGCGCGGGCCGCGGGAGGAAAGCGAATGGCCGCCCCGGCGGGCCGTGCCGACCAAATTCTACCTGCACCCCGAACCCGCACGCGCCGTCCGGTCACTGAACGACGGCAGCCTCACCACCACCCCGCCCACCCACCCGCCCACCCATCCGGCCGGGCAGCCGACCGCGTACGACTACCCCCACCCCGAGTGGACGGTGGGCACCACCGTCGTCGCCGACGGCATCCCGCAGCCCACCCGCGGCATCCTCACCTTCACCACCCCGCCCCTGGAACAGGACACCGAGGTCACCGGGAAGATCACCCTCGTGCTGTACGCGGAATCCGACCGGACCGACACCGACTTCCACGTCAAAATCTCCGAGCAGAAGGCCGTTCCGAGGCTCAAGGCGACCCTGATGCGCAAGGTCGCCAAGAATGTGCCGCCGCCCTCCGCGATGGTCACCCGCGGCTGGTTGAAGGCCTCCCACCGCACCCGTCCGCCCCAGCCGATCGAGCCGGGCGCCGTCGTCCGCTACGAGATCGAGGTCTGGCCGACCTCCTACCTGTTCCCCAAGGGCAGCCGCATCCGCCTGGAGATCGCCAACGGCGACTCCGCGGTCGCCGACGGCCTGTTCCACCACTACTACGGCCACCAGGTGGGCCGTGACGCCGTCCACCACGACGCCGACCACGCCTCGTACCTCGTCCTGCCCGTCATCAGCTGA
- a CDS encoding TetR/AcrR family transcriptional regulator, producing the protein MAGRGPKGERGEQADRIVAAARRAFATRGYAATSLRSVAQEADVDPGLVTYYFRTKTTLLEAVMQPPEAFGAAVTAAAEQPLPLRGRAFVQANLRLWEDPVSAEILRSVILTAAQEPAAMQRLRQLFSELVLAVVSHSLPDAERTLRASLIATQMVGLAMNRYIWQVGDIAALPADTVTDLLAPTIQRYLADPLPT; encoded by the coding sequence ATGGCAGGGCGAGGCCCCAAGGGAGAACGCGGAGAGCAGGCGGACAGGATCGTCGCCGCCGCCCGCAGAGCCTTCGCCACCCGCGGCTACGCCGCGACCTCACTCCGGTCGGTCGCCCAGGAGGCCGACGTGGACCCCGGTCTGGTGACCTACTACTTCCGCACCAAGACCACGCTGCTGGAAGCGGTCATGCAGCCGCCCGAGGCGTTCGGCGCGGCCGTGACCGCCGCTGCCGAACAACCGCTGCCGCTGCGGGGGCGCGCGTTCGTGCAGGCCAATCTGCGCCTGTGGGAAGACCCGGTCTCCGCCGAGATCCTGCGGTCCGTCATCCTCACCGCCGCCCAGGAACCCGCCGCCATGCAGCGCCTGCGGCAGTTGTTCTCCGAACTCGTCCTGGCCGTCGTCTCCCACAGCCTGCCCGACGCCGAACGCACCCTGCGGGCCAGCCTGATCGCCACCCAGATGGTCGGCCTGGCCATGAACCGGTACATCTGGCAGGTCGGCGACATCGCCGCCCTCCCCGCCGATACCGTCACCGACCTCCTGGCCCCCACCATCCAGCGCTACCTCGCCGACCCCCTGCCGACGTAG
- a CDS encoding DUF309 domain-containing protein, whose amino-acid sequence MNGRDRDGEGRARSARPRDGLGRPLPYGEPGVERQPEGVVRTPAETLAEAQRLLDAGMPFHAHEVFEDAWKSGPPAEAALWRALAQLAVGLTHAARGNAVGGARLLRRGATALAGPDAGDGAGDGAGDGAGGSAGAREPYGIDVPGLVRWARGLAGRVEAGAVVDAAAEAPRLASRPNQPNPA is encoded by the coding sequence GTGAACGGACGGGATCGGGACGGTGAGGGGCGGGCGCGGAGCGCGCGGCCCCGGGACGGGCTGGGGCGACCGCTGCCCTACGGGGAGCCGGGGGTGGAGCGGCAGCCCGAGGGGGTCGTGCGGACGCCCGCCGAGACACTGGCCGAGGCGCAGCGGCTGCTGGACGCGGGGATGCCGTTCCACGCGCACGAGGTGTTCGAGGACGCCTGGAAGTCCGGCCCGCCGGCCGAGGCCGCGCTGTGGCGGGCTCTCGCGCAGCTGGCGGTCGGCCTCACGCACGCCGCCCGCGGGAACGCCGTCGGCGGCGCCCGCCTGTTGCGCCGCGGGGCCACCGCCCTGGCCGGGCCCGACGCGGGGGACGGGGCGGGGGACGGGGCGGGGGACGGGGCGGGCGGAAGCGCCGGGGCTCGGGAGCCCTACGGGATCGATGTGCCGGGGCTGGTCCGCTGGGCCCGGGGGTTGGCCGGGCGGGTGGAGGCCGGGGCGGTGGTCGACGCGGCGGCCGAGGCTCCGCGCCTCGCCTCCCGGCCAAATCAGCCGAACCCCGCCTGA
- a CDS encoding VOC family protein: MPAYIALTALVVRDYDEAIDFYTRALGFTLVEDTARPDGSRWVVVRPDGATEAALLLARAKDEAQRSRVGDQTGGRVGFFLYTDDFARDHTRMTAEGVRFLEEPRHEAYGSVAVFEDLYGNRWDLLEPA, translated from the coding sequence ATGCCCGCATACATCGCGCTCACCGCCCTCGTCGTCCGCGACTACGACGAGGCCATCGACTTCTACACCCGCGCCCTCGGCTTCACCCTCGTCGAGGACACCGCACGCCCCGACGGCTCCCGCTGGGTCGTGGTCCGCCCCGACGGCGCCACCGAGGCGGCTCTGCTGCTGGCCCGCGCCAAGGACGAGGCCCAGCGCTCCCGGGTCGGGGACCAGACGGGCGGCCGGGTCGGCTTCTTCCTGTACACCGACGACTTCGCCCGGGACCACACCCGGATGACCGCGGAGGGCGTCCGCTTCCTGGAGGAGCCGCGCCACGAGGCGTACGGCTCGGTGGCCGTCTTCGAAGACCTCTACGGCAACCGCTGGGACCTCCTCGAGCCCGCGTAG
- a CDS encoding LutC/YkgG family protein, producing the protein MSSRDRILGRIRRAVADGAPDPAIPRDYLPVHGTRTPAETADLLAAHLSEYRAKVHRTDEDGLAPLLMRLLAERGARTVLVPPGLPPNWLAGADATRVHDRAASTLYELDAVDSVVTGCALAIAETGTIVLDGGPGQGRRRITLIPDHHICVVRVPDQVVDSVPQALPLLDPTRPLTWISGPSATSDIELDRVEGVHGPRTLEVVLLTGPAE; encoded by the coding sequence ATGAGCAGCAGGGACCGCATCCTGGGCCGGATCCGCCGGGCGGTGGCGGACGGCGCACCCGACCCCGCCATCCCGCGGGACTACCTCCCGGTCCACGGCACCCGCACCCCGGCCGAGACGGCGGACCTCCTCGCCGCCCACCTGTCCGAGTACCGCGCCAAGGTGCACCGCACGGACGAGGACGGGCTCGCGCCGCTCCTGATGCGCCTGCTGGCCGAGCGGGGCGCGCGGACGGTGCTCGTCCCGCCCGGCCTGCCCCCGAACTGGCTCGCGGGGGCCGACGCCACCCGCGTCCACGACCGCGCCGCCTCCACCCTGTACGAACTGGACGCGGTGGACAGCGTGGTGACCGGCTGCGCCCTCGCGATCGCCGAGACCGGCACGATCGTCCTCGACGGCGGCCCCGGGCAGGGCCGGCGCCGCATCACCCTGATCCCGGACCACCACATCTGCGTGGTCCGGGTTCCGGACCAGGTGGTGGACTCGGTCCCGCAGGCGCTGCCCCTGCTGGACCCGACGCGGCCGCTGACCTGGATCTCCGGCCCCTCCGCCACCAGCGACATCGAGCTCGACCGGGTGGAGGGCGTGCACGGCCCGCGCACCCTGGAGGTGGTCCTGCTGACCGGACCAGCAGAATGA